In Buchnera aphidicola (Cinara curtihirsuta), the genomic window AATTTTTCTAGAACATTATTAGTACCTGAAAATAAATTGAACGAAATACGTTTTTCTTTAATAAATAATAATATTTTAAAAAAAAATTATGGTTTTGAATTATTAGATAAAGAAAAATTAGGTACGAGTCAATTTCGTGAGCATATTAATTATCATCGAGGATTAGAAGGTGAATTATCTAAAACTTTAGAACATATTTTTCCCATTCAACATGCTAGAGTACATTTAGTTTGTAAGAAAGATACTGATTTTTTTCGAGATGAACAAACTCCTTCTGCTTCGATAATTGTGACTTTGCTTCCAAATACTAGTTTAAAAAAAGAACAAATAGATTCTATTATATTATTAATTTCTGGCAGTGTTCCTGATTTATCCCCGGATAATATTGTTTTAGTTAATCATCTTGGAAATATTTTAAATAAATTTGATTTGAATAATACTAAATTTTTTAATGATAATCGATATAGAAATATTAATATATTAGAAGAGTATTACTGTGATTGTATTAGTAAAATTTTAATTCCAATATATGGATTAAAAAATTTTGTTGTACATGTTAAAGTAAATAAAAATAATAAAAATATTTTTGTAAATAAACCTAAAAAACAAAAAATACATTTAATTAACCCAAAATCACAACAATCAATAAATAATATTTTAGATATTTTTTCATCTAAAAGTAATTATTTTTTTAGTTTCAAAAATAAAATATTAGATTCTAATACAGTATTTACAAATAATAATATTTCTCTTTTAGGGTTTAAAGAATCAGATATTAAAAATTTAACTGTAACAATATTGATAAATTATAAAGAAAATAGTTCAGGTATATTGTCACCTTTATCTAAAAAAGAATTACAAGATATAGAAAATACAATTAAATTGGTAATAGATTTTTCTAGTAAAAGAGGTGATCATATTCATATAATGAATTATTTATTTTCTGATTCATCTAGTACTATTTTTTTTAATAAAAACTCTGTATATAATAATTTTAATCAATATTATAAAATATATATTTTTTTTGGAATATTAATTATTTTTTTGTTTTTTTATTTTCTATTTATGAAGGGTAAATTAATTAATAAAAAAAAATTTTTTTTAAATTCAAAAGATAATTTAAATAAACATAAAACAAGTAATTCTATAGGACATATAAATAAATCTGATCTTGATAAAATAGATAATGTAAATAAAAATGATTTTTTTATAAAAAAGGATTTTCTTCAGAAAAATCCAAAAATTATTGAACAAGTTATACGTTATTGGATAAAAAAGAAATGATGCATTTAAATGGTATACAAAAAAGTGCTTTATTGCTAATATCTATGGATATAGAAGATTCAGCTAGAGTTTTAAAATATTTTACTAAATCAGAAATTAAGAAATTTATTGATACAATAATATCGTTTGATATAAAAATTATAAAATATTCCGATATTGTAATTTATGAATTTTATGATTTATTAAAAAAAGATAAAATTTTTAATTTTGATTTAAGAACATATTTATTAAAAATTTTAGAAAAAACCATGAATACTGATAAAGCTTATAAATTATTAAAGGACAGTCTTATTAAAAGTTCTTTTTTAAAAAATATCTATAATTTAGAAAAATTAGGTTCAAAAAATATTTTTATATTAATAAAAAAAGAAAATTTAAATATTACTTCTTCTGTATTAATGTATATGAATACTAATTTATCTATAAAAATATTATCATTTTTTGATACAAAAAAAAGATTAGATATTTTAATGAAAATGCTTAATTTTTCAGGTTTAAATCGTTTTGGGTTTATTGAACTAAATAAAATAATTAATTTGTGGTTAAATACACATAAAATTTTTATTTTAGAAGAAGAAAGAATTAATAAAATAATAAATATTGTATCTTTTTTTAAAAAAAAAAATATAATTCAACTTGTAAAAAAAATAAATACCCCGTATATAAATATTTTGAATAAAATAATTAGTAAATATTTTAAATTTGAAAATATAATAAATATTGAAGATAGTAGTATTAAATTTATTATAAATAATACAGATATAGATAATTTATGTATTGTTTTGCATAACACAGATTATGCTATAAAAAATAAATTTATTTCTAATATGTCACATAAAAAATACGAATATTTTAAAAAAAATTCTTTTAAAAAAAAATTAATTTCTTTTGAAACAATATATTTAAAAAAAAATTTATTATTGAGAAATATCAAGAAATTTATAAAAGATAACAAAATTATTATAAAAGAAAAATAGGTTATAATATATGAAAAATATTTCAAAAGATAATTTATGGAAAAAATGGAAACCTAAAAATTTATCTAAAAAATTAGATTTAATACCTACTTCTAATTTTATTAAATATAAAAATTTATCATTTGTTGAAATTACTAAAGAAAAAGATAATAATACATCTTATTCTGATATATATCAAAAAAATTATAAAAATGGATTAACTGAGGGGTATAAAAAAGGATATATAGATGGATGGTTACAAGGGTGTTCTTTTTCAAATAATTACTTTTTGGAAAATAAAGATAAATGTATAGAAATGAAATATGCCGATTTATTAAATAAGTTTCGTATTGCTATATATCAGTTTAATAATAATTTTTCAAAACGTTTAATAAGAATTGTATTGCATATATCAAAAATTTTAGTAGATGATATTTTATCAGTTAATAAGAATTATATAATAAAAAAAATTGACAAATTAATTAAAACATCACATTATATTTTTAATAAATTACAGTTACATGTTCATCCAGATAATTATTATTTAATAATAAAAAAATTTGGAGTATTAATGAACACATATGGATGGACAGTTATTAAAAATAAAAAAATGAATATTAATGATTACCGAATTATTACTTCAGAAGGAGAAATAAATGCTTCAATTCAATCTTTTTGGGATAGAATTTATAGATCAGCTAATTTATTGGATTAGTAAATATGAATGATGTATTAAATAAATGGTTTAATAAAATTGATAAATTTGAAAAAAACATATCAATTTTTTCTTATGAATTATTTTTTGGTCGAGTAATAAGTGTAAATAATTTAATTATTGAAGCTACTGGTATATATTTACCTATAGGAAATTTTTGTTGGGTAGAACGTATATATAATAATAAATTATCTACTGTTTTATGTAAAATATTAGGTTTTAAAGAAAAAATCGTTTTTTTAATACCTATTCATAGATTAGATGGTATTTTTCCGGGAGCAAAAGTTTTTTCACAGTATAATTTTCAGAAACAAATAAACTCATATTTAAAATTTCCTTTTGGTTTTAAATTACTTGGAAGAGTACTTGATGGATTTGGTAATCCTTTAGATAATTTAGGTGACATTAAATCAAAAAAAATGTTATTTGATTTTTTCAAACCATCTATTAATCCATTAAAAAGAACTTTAATTACAGAAATTTTAGATACTGGTATTCGAGCTATTAATAGTTTATTAACTATTGGTAGAGGTCAAAGAATGGGTATATTTTCTCAAGCTGGAATTGGAAAAAGCATGCTTCTTGGTATGATATCTAGACATACTAACGCAGATATAATTATTATTTCTTTAGTTGGAGAAAGGGGAAGGGAAGTAAGAGAATTCATTAATAATACATTAGGAATTGAAAGTTTAAAAAAATCAGTTGTTATTGTATCTCCCGCAGATGTTTCTCCGATGTTTAAGATTCAATCTGTTCAATATGCCACATCTATTGCGGAATATTTTTGTAAAAAAAATAATCATGTACTACTAATAGTAGACTCACTTACACGATATGCTATGGCTTATAGAGAAATATCAAATTCTATGAATGAAATACCGGTTTTAAAGGGTTATCCAGCTTCTATTTTTTCGAATATTCCATATTTAATTGAACGAACAGGTAATATTAATAGTGAAGGATTTGGTTCAATTACTTCTTTTTATACTATTTTAACTGAAGGTGATGAACATAATGATCCTATATTAGACATAGCAAAATCTGTTTTAGATGGTCATATTATTTTATCAAATTTTTTATCAAAATCTGGTCATTACCCATCTATTGATATTGAAAAATCAATTAGTAGATCTATGCATTCTATTGTTGATCATGATCATCAGAAAAAATCTATTTATATTAAAAAATTAATTTCATGTTATTATTATCATCGTGATGTAATTAATTTAGGTATTTATTCTAAAGGAAATAATAAATTGTTAGATGACTCAATTAAGATATGGCCCTTTTTAGAAAAATTTTTGCAGCAAAATTTTTTAGAATGTTGTACATATGATCAATCTCTTTTAGAATTAACAGAATTATTAAAAAGAATTTAATATATTTAAGGTAATAAATATGAAATTTAATCTTTCTCATATATATATTTTAAAAAAAAAATAGAATTAGATATAAAAAAAAATATTTTTTCTATGGAAAGTTATAAGAATAAAAAAATAGAAATAAAAAGATATTTATTACAATTAAAGAAATATCAAGATCAATATAATTTTTTTTTGTATAAAAAGTTTATTTATGGTACTTTACAGTATATAATTAAACGTTATATAGAATTTTTATCAATGTTACAAAAGTTAATAATACAACAGAATACTTTAATAAATTATTTAAAAAAAAAAATTAAAGAAAAGTTTTTAGTATATAAAAAATTATATTCTAATTTAGAGCAATGGAAAAAATTAGAAATGCGTTTAAAAATTTATAAAAAGAAACGAAAAAGAATAGCGGAACAAAGTGAAGATAATATTATATGTTTGAATATTTATAATTATTTTTTGTATAATAAAAAAAAATAATTTATATTTATTTATTTATTTAATGAAATTATTTATTAAGTTATATGTGAAAATAATATGTTATTAAAAAAATATATACCTGCGTATATTTATATACAAAACAGAAAGTCTCATATTATATCTTTAAAATCTGACTATTTATTTAGAAAAATAGACAAAAAAATATTAAATCGTATAAATTTTTTAAATTTTATTTTAAAAAGAAATAAATCTTTTTATAAAAATTTTTTTTATGATTTTTTTTGTTTATTTAAGAAAAAATTTGAAAAGTTTTTTTCTTTTTGCGTTAATCTAAAACTTTTAGATAGTTATGTTAAATATAATAAAAAAAATTTTAATTTTAAATACTTTAATTACAAAGGAAAACAGTTTTTTTTAAATAATTATACTGATAGGTGTTTATTGCTTTTAAAAAATAATTTTTTTTATATTTTTATGAATTATTTTTTTGGTAATTATACATCTGATTTATATGAATGTGATAAAAATTTATATTTAAATAAAAATGAAATTAAAATTTTAAATATTTTATTTAAAAGAATTTTTGTAATTTTAAATAAAACTTTTTTAAAAAATATTAAAACATTTGTTATTAATGATTTTAAATATATTATAATAAATAAATTTTTATATAATCATTTTGTTAATCTATCTTATGTGTGTTTTGTTTTTAAAATAAATTTAAATAAAGTAATTAGTATATTAAAGATTTATATACCTATTAATGTTGTAGAACAATTTAAATATTTAAATGTTTTAAAAATTTAAAATTTTTAATAGAACATATAAATATATTTATTAATTTTTAAAATAATTTTCTTGTATTAATTGATATATTATATATATAATATTTAAACTATGTGAATATTAAAATTCACTTGTATTGAGAATAATTTTATGCATAAAAAAAATGAAAAATTTAAAAAAGATAGTGTACAGTCAATATCAAGTAAATTAAACTTAGAAGATAATATAAATAATATATATGATGACGATATAGTAAAAAAAAAAATAGAAAATATAGATTTTAACAAAAAAATTATTAATGATTTTTTTGTATATAAAAAATCAATTATATCAATTCCAGTTTCTGTTACTATAGAGTTAGGTAAAAAAAAAATTACTATTAAAGAATTATTAAAATTATCAAAAGGTTCTATTTTAGAATTAGAAGATAAAGTAGATGAACCATTAAATATATTTGTAAATAAAAATCTTGTTGCTTTAGGAGAATTAGTTGTTCATAATAAAAAATATGGTGTTCGAATAATAAAATTATTATGAAATTGATTTTAAGAAATTATTTTAATAATATGGATATTTTATGGAATTATATAGTTATATTCAATTTATCGATACATTTGATATAAAAGATAAAATATGGAATCAATATAACCAGGAAATTAGTTTAGGAAGAAAATATATTTATTGTTTTTTATTATTATATATATTATTTTTATTGATAACAAAATTTAAATTTTTTTTTAGGAAAAAAAGTAGTTCTGATACAATTTGTATTGTTGATAAAATTTATTTAAGTCCTACACAATATATTTGTATATTATACGTTAATAACGTTAAACTTTTATTAGGTGTAACTGAAAATTCGATTAATTTAATAAAAGAATTACCTCAAAATAAAATGTATATTGTAAAAAAAAAAAAAGAATATTCATTTTATTCTATTTTATTAAATATATTTCGACAATTTTGTGATTGGTTTAAATGAGGTGAAAATGATGTTTTTTAATACAAAATTTTTTTTATCTATTATTCCTGTTTTTTTATTAGAAAATATATCTAATAATACAGTGCATAACATTATTTCTAATGGATCTGATATATTAAATTTATCTATTCAATCTTCATTAATATTAACCTTTCTTAGTTTTTTTCCTGCTATTTTATTAATGACAACATGTTTTACTCGTATTATTATTGTTTTTAGCTTATTGAGGAGTGCTATAGGAACACCGTATTCTCCTCCTAATCAAGTATTGATTGGATTAACTTTATTTTTAACACTTTTTATTATGTTTCCAGTGTTAGATAAAATTTATAATAAAGCAATTATTCCTTTATATAAAAATGAGATTAATATTGATACTGCTATAGATAATATTACAAAACCTTTATGTCAGTTTATGTTAAAACAAACAAGAAAATCTGATATTTCTGTATTTTTAAATTTAGCTAAAATTTCTTTATCTAGTAATAAAGACAATATTCCTATTCAAGTTTTATTGCCTGCATTTATAATTAGTGAATTAAAAACTGCTTTTCAAATTGGTTTTATGATTTTTTTACCATTTTTAATTATTGATCTTGTTGTTGCGAGTATTTTAATGTCTTTAGGAATGATGATGGTACCGCCTTCTACTGTTTCTTTACCATTAAAATTAATATTATTTGTTTTGTCAGATGGTTGGAAATTATTAATATTATCTCTTTCAAAAAGTTTTTTTATATAAAATTTTTTAGATTATTAATTATTATGGATGAATATTATGAACCAAGAATTTTTAATTACATTATTTCAGGATTCTATTAAATTTGCTTTATTATTATCTTCACCGTGCTTGCTATCTGCGCTATTAAGCGGTGTTTTGATTAGTATTTTTCAATCATCTGTACAAATTAATGAACCAACATTTTCTTTTATACCAAAAATTATATCAGTATTTTTTTCTTTTATAGTATTTGGACCTTGGATGTTACAATTAACCCTTAATTATATAAAAAATATTTTTCATATAATATCACTTATTAATTAACAACAATGATAAACAATTTATTTTACCACTTTATTCCTGTAGTTACAAGTAAGATCGTATTAATAATGACTCGAATTTTTTCAGCATTAAATTATTCTAAAATATTTAATAACATGCATGTTAATATAACTACAAAAATTATTTTAGTTTATTTAATTAGCAATTTATTAACTCCGTTTATCTCTAATTTTCAGTATAGTATTTATACTATAGATTTTTTTGTTGTTTTATTTTATCAAGTATTAATAGGAATTATGATTGGTTTATTACTTCAGTTTTTGTCTGCTTGCATGATTTTTATTGGAGAAATTATTAGTTCTCAAATGGGTTTATCTTTTTCTGTTTTTTTTGATTTAGGTCGTGGATTTTATTCTATTGTTATATCACGTATATTAAATATTTTTTTTTTATTTTTGTTTTTTATATATAACGCTCATTTGAATTTAGTTGTTTTTTTAGTAAAAAGTTTTTATGTATTTCCTTTACATGAGAAATTTGTTGATCAAAATATTTTTTTTTCTATTATAAAATTTTTTGGTAATATTTTTATTAGCGGGATAAAAAGTATTTTACCTATCTTATTTTTTTTTTTAATTTTCTATATAGCGTTTATGATGTTTGATCGTTTATCACCTAATTCATCATTGTTTTCTTCTTTTGTAATCATTATTTTTATTTGTGGTTTAATTTTATTAAAATATTCTATTTGTCATTTATACTTTTTAGGTAAGTTTATTATTAAACACTTATTTAATTATTTAAAGGATTACATCATACAATACCTTTCTAATTAATTATATTTTTTATATATAAATATTTTGAAAATTTTAATTCATTCATATAAATAATATTTTTTGTATTGTAAAATGAAATATTTATAAAATATCATTTCTGGAGACCTGAGATAGATCTCCAGTAAAAAAATAAAATTATAAGTATTTGATTCTATTTTTTAATTATTTTATTTTCTTTTCTTCATACAAATAATGTCTTTTTAATATTGGATCATATTTTTTTAGTTTTAATTTATTAACTTGATTTCTTTTGTTTTTAGTAGTAGTGTAATAATGTTTACTTCCGCTTGTAGAAATTAATTTTATTTTAATTCTATTACTTTTAGCCATTTTTTTCTCTTTTTATATAATATATTTTTTATATATTTCTGAAATTCCAAATTTATTTATCATTCTTAATCCTTTCGCTGATATTCTTATTCTGACTGATTTTTTTTCTTCAGGAATCCAAAATTTATGATACTGTATATTTAAAGAAAATTTTTTTTTAGTAGCATTCATAGAATGTGAACGATTTTGTCCTAACATTGATTTTTTTTTAGTAATTTGACATATTTTTGACATATTTATCATCTCATATTTTTTTAAAAAATTAATATAAATTAAAGTCAAATATTTATTTATTAAAATATCATTTTTTTAAATTTTAATATTTTTTCTGAAACTTATTTTTTTTGTATCTATCAATTGAATTTTTAATTTCTAATTTTGCTTCTTTTGCTTTTTTCCATCCTTTTATTTTTACTGTTTTGTGTTTTTCTAATTTTTTATAATTTTTAAAAAAATGAATAATTTGTTTTTTTAATAATATAGATAATTGATCTATATCATGAATATTTATATATTCTTGTGTAATTTTTTTATGTGGAACAGCTATAATTTTTTGGTCTTCTCCTGATTCATCTTCCATATTTAATAATCCTATTGGATTACATCGAATTATTGATTTTGGTTGGAGAGGATAAGGAGTAGGTATTAATATATCTAGTGGATCTCCATCAAGAGAAAGAGTTTTATTAATAAATCCATAGTTACAAGGGTAAAACATAGCTGTAGGTATAAATCTGTCTACATATAACATAAAATAAGATTTATGTAATTCATATTTAACTGGACTAGAATAAGCTGGAATTTCAATAATTCCATATATGTCATCAGGAATATTTTTTCCTGCTGGTATTTGATTAAAATTTTTCATATTTTTGAATGTAATATTTTTTGAATATAAAAATTTATTTTTTAGAATAATAAATTTTTGGTTATAAAAATTTTTTAAGATATATGTTGATTATTTAATTTTATTTGTAGAAATTTATAACAATAGTATGTATATATGTAAATATTTA contains:
- a CDS encoding FliH/SctL family protein, which encodes MKNISKDNLWKKWKPKNLSKKLDLIPTSNFIKYKNLSFVEITKEKDNNTSYSDIYQKNYKNGLTEGYKKGYIDGWLQGCSFSNNYFLENKDKCIEMKYADLLNKFRIAIYQFNNNFSKRLIRIVLHISKILVDDILSVNKNYIIKKIDKLIKTSHYIFNKLQLHVHPDNYYLIIKKFGVLMNTYGWTVIKNKKMNINDYRIITSEGEINASIQSFWDRIYRSANLLD
- the ppa gene encoding inorganic diphosphatase; translated protein: MKNFNQIPAGKNIPDDIYGIIEIPAYSSPVKYELHKSYFMLYVDRFIPTAMFYPCNYGFINKTLSLDGDPLDILIPTPYPLQPKSIIRCNPIGLLNMEDESGEDQKIIAVPHKKITQEYINIHDIDQLSILLKKQIIHFFKNYKKLEKHKTVKIKGWKKAKEAKLEIKNSIDRYKKNKFQKKY
- the fliP gene encoding flagellar type III secretion system pore protein FliP (The bacterial flagellar biogenesis protein FliP forms a type III secretion system (T3SS)-type pore required for flagellar assembly.), whose product is MFFNTKFFLSIIPVFLLENISNNTVHNIISNGSDILNLSIQSSLILTFLSFFPAILLMTTCFTRIIIVFSLLRSAIGTPYSPPNQVLIGLTLFLTLFIMFPVLDKIYNKAIIPLYKNEINIDTAIDNITKPLCQFMLKQTRKSDISVFLNLAKISLSSNKDNIPIQVLLPAFIISELKTAFQIGFMIFLPFLIIDLVVASILMSLGMMMVPPSTVSLPLKLILFVLSDGWKLLILSLSKSFFI
- a CDS encoding FliG C-terminal domain-containing protein; translation: MDKKEMMHLNGIQKSALLLISMDIEDSARVLKYFTKSEIKKFIDTIISFDIKIIKYSDIVIYEFYDLLKKDKIFNFDLRTYLLKILEKTMNTDKAYKLLKDSLIKSSFLKNIYNLEKLGSKNIFILIKKENLNITSSVLMYMNTNLSIKILSFFDTKKRLDILMKMLNFSGLNRFGFIELNKIINLWLNTHKIFILEEERINKIINIVSFFKKKNIIQLVKKINTPYINILNKIISKYFKFENIINIEDSSIKFIINNTDIDNLCIVLHNTDYAIKNKFISNMSHKKYEYFKKNSFKKKLISFETIYLKKNLLLRNIKKFIKDNKIIIKEK
- the rpmB gene encoding 50S ribosomal protein L28: MSKICQITKKKSMLGQNRSHSMNATKKKFSLNIQYHKFWIPEEKKSVRIRISAKGLRMINKFGISEIYKKYII
- a CDS encoding flagellar biosynthetic protein FliO, encoding MELYSYIQFIDTFDIKDKIWNQYNQEISLGRKYIYCFLLLYILFLLITKFKFFFRKKSSSDTICIVDKIYLSPTQYICILYVNNVKLLLGVTENSINLIKELPQNKMYIVKKKKEYSFYSILLNIFRQFCDWFK
- the fliF gene encoding flagellar basal-body MS-ring/collar protein FliF, whose product is MDIINMFFLNIKKKWNDFLIYIFNQIKFVFFILFFVFFISFSFFLWSKQVNYVVLYTNLSDADSRWVISKLKNMHISYRFCNFSRTLLVPENKLNEIRFSLINNNILKKNYGFELLDKEKLGTSQFREHINYHRGLEGELSKTLEHIFPIQHARVHLVCKKDTDFFRDEQTPSASIIVTLLPNTSLKKEQIDSIILLISGSVPDLSPDNIVLVNHLGNILNKFDLNNTKFFNDNRYRNINILEEYYCDCISKILIPIYGLKNFVVHVKVNKNNKNIFVNKPKKQKIHLINPKSQQSINNILDIFSSKSNYFFSFKNKILDSNTVFTNNNISLLGFKESDIKNLTVTILINYKENSSGILSPLSKKELQDIENTIKLVIDFSSKRGDHIHIMNYLFSDSSSTIFFNKNSVYNNFNQYYKIYIFFGILIIFLFFYFLFMKGKLINKKKFFLNSKDNLNKHKTSNSIGHINKSDLDKIDNVNKNDFFIKKDFLQKNPKIIEQVIRYWIKKK
- a CDS encoding flagellar biosynthetic protein FliR, which produces MTRIFSALNYSKIFNNMHVNITTKIILVYLISNLLTPFISNFQYSIYTIDFFVVLFYQVLIGIMIGLLLQFLSACMIFIGEIISSQMGLSFSVFFDLGRGFYSIVISRILNIFFLFLFFIYNAHLNLVVFLVKSFYVFPLHEKFVDQNIFFSIIKFFGNIFISGIKSILPILFFFLIFYIAFMMFDRLSPNSSLFSSFVIIIFICGLILLKYSICHLYFLGKFIIKHLFNYLKDYIIQYLSN
- the fliN gene encoding flagellar motor switch protein FliN, producing MHKKNEKFKKDSVQSISSKLNLEDNINNIYDDDIVKKKIENIDFNKKIINDFFVYKKSIISIPVSVTIELGKKKITIKELLKLSKGSILELEDKVDEPLNIFVNKNLVALGELVVHNKKYGVRIIKLL
- a CDS encoding FliI/YscN family ATPase; this encodes MNDVLNKWFNKIDKFEKNISIFSYELFFGRVISVNNLIIEATGIYLPIGNFCWVERIYNNKLSTVLCKILGFKEKIVFLIPIHRLDGIFPGAKVFSQYNFQKQINSYLKFPFGFKLLGRVLDGFGNPLDNLGDIKSKKMLFDFFKPSINPLKRTLITEILDTGIRAINSLLTIGRGQRMGIFSQAGIGKSMLLGMISRHTNADIIIISLVGERGREVREFINNTLGIESLKKSVVIVSPADVSPMFKIQSVQYATSIAEYFCKKNNHVLLIVDSLTRYAMAYREISNSMNEIPVLKGYPASIFSNIPYLIERTGNINSEGFGSITSFYTILTEGDEHNDPILDIAKSVLDGHIILSNFLSKSGHYPSIDIEKSISRSMHSIVDHDHQKKSIYIKKLISCYYYHRDVINLGIYSKGNNKLLDDSIKIWPFLEKFLQQNFLECCTYDQSLLELTELLKRI
- the rpmG gene encoding 50S ribosomal protein L33, with protein sequence MAKSNRIKIKLISTSGSKHYYTTTKNKRNQVNKLKLKKYDPILKRHYLYEEKKIK
- a CDS encoding flagellar biosynthetic protein FliQ — its product is MNQEFLITLFQDSIKFALLLSSPCLLSALLSGVLISIFQSSVQINEPTFSFIPKIISVFFSFIVFGPWMLQLTLNYIKNIFHIISLIN